The DNA segment GCCCGGGCCACTGCACGGCCTCGCGCAGGCCCTCGGCCGTGGCCACGCCCTGGCCCCGCACCTGCACCGAGGACTCCAGCGCACTCGTCCCGGATGCAACGGACCGCATGCCGCCCTCCAGCCGCAGGTCGCCACCCAGCGTCCGCCCCTGCACGTTCGCCAGGGTGAAACCGGTGTCGCTGAACTGCACCGCGCCCCGGGTGCGGGTGATGACGGGCACGTCCGGTGTGATGCGCACATCGTTGCCCGCGAACGCCAGGCTGCCCTGCACTTTCGACTGGTCGATGTGGCTGATCGGCAGGCTCAGGGACAACTGCAGGCCGGCGTTGCCGGTGCCCGTCGCCTGGTCCAGGGCATGCGATGTGAGGCGCGAGAGCGGTGATGCCGCCATGAAGGCCAGCATGTCGGCCAGCGGGCCCTGTGCCTGGGCCTGCACGCCCACCACGCTGTGGGCGAGGTCGGGAATTCGCGCCTCCACCCGGTCCACGCGCAGCCGCGGCGTGCCCGCGAAGCTGCCTGTCGCCCCGCGCACCGCCATGCTGGAGCGGTCGAACACCAGTTCGCCCGCCAGTTGCGTGAGCGCCGGCCAGACCGGATCGCCCGCATGCTGCAGGCCCGGCGGCACATAGGCATAGGTCACGTCCCGGAGCTTGGCGGCGATGTGGAATTCCCCCTGTCCGGGATGGTTGAACGGGATGTCGTGCAGGTCGCCCTTGACGCGGAACTGCACGCTGGACGCCGTGCCGGCCGTCACCGCATCGCGCACGTAGTGCCGGGTTTCCGCGGGGATGGTCAGCGGCAGGTAGCGGTGCACGCGCGTGCCGTCGGCGCGGCGCAACTCGCCGCTCAGGTCCAGCACGCCCGGGAAGCGGGAGCGGCTGGAGGACCGCTTCGGGTCACCTGTGGTCCAGGCCACGCGGGCCTCGCCCTGGGCGTCGGCGTTGGAGAACTGGAGGTCCGGTATCTGCAGTGCGATGCGCTCACCCTCCACCTGCCAGCGCACGCTGGCGGACAGCCGCTCGAGCGGCACGGCGGGGTCTTCGAAGACCTCCGGCAGCACCAGGGCGCCGTCCTCGATCGCGACGGACGCCTTGCCGCCCGCCTGGGTGAGCTCGAAATCCACCGCGGCACCCCGCACGCCTGGCGTGCCCGAGGTCTTCACCGCAGCGCCATCGGCCAGCGCCAGGCCCGCGACCCGGCCCCGGGCCTGGTATTGCCGGGGAGCATCCAGGGGACCGCGCCAGCTCGCCTGGATCTCCTCCACGACGCCCCGCGGACCGAACCGGTCGAGCGCCCCATGCAGCGCGTCGCCCAGCGGCAGGCGGCTGGCGACCTGGGCCAGCGCCGCCAGGTCGAGCCGGTCGGCGCGCAACTCGCCCTGCTCGCGCTCGGGTGCACGCGGGTCCCTGCCGGCCTGCCGGATGGACACATTCCCGCCAGGCCAGCGCAGGCCGTCGCGGGTCAGGAACTGCAGCCCTTCGGTGGACGCCTCGAAGCCGCCTTCCAGCCAGCGCCCACCTACGCGGCCCGCGACCGAAGCCAGCGCCAGGGGTTCCAGGCCCTGTCCCAGCGTGGCCTCCACGTCGGCCAGCGCCACGTCCGCCGTGCCGCCGGCCACCTCGCCCCGCCGCACGTCCAGCCAGGCACGCAGGGCACCCCGCCCCTGCGCCACGTCGATGCCTTCGATGTCCGCATGCTGGCGCAGGCGGGAGACGTCCACCCGGCCGAACTGCGCGAACAACTGTCCGCTCCATTGCCTCCAGGCACCGCCATGGGTGGTGAGCAGCGGCTGCCGGAAGCGGCCCATCAGCGTGAACCGGTCGCCCCAGGCCGGAGGCGGCGTGGCGTCCAGTCGCATGGCATGCCGCCAGCCCCGGTTGCGCAGCACGATGTCCACATCCGAAAGCTCCAGCGGAGGCGCACCACGCATCGCGTCCGTCCAGCGCACCGTGCCGCCGCGCAGCGCCACCTCGCCCTGCGAGAACACCCAGTCGGCAGCCGAGCCGCCGTCGCCGGAGCCCGCCCCGCCATGCAACCGGATGCCGCCCACCACCAGTTGGCCGTCGGCTTCACGGCGCACGTCCAGCTCGGGCCGCTCGATGTACAGCTGCTCGAATCCCAGGCGCAGCGCAGAGCGCGGCGAGAGAGCCGCCACCACCCGCGGCAGGCGCAGGGCTTCGCGGCCCTGCGGGTCGAGCAGGGCCACGTCGGTCAGTTCGATGGCCGGCACCAGTCCTTCCGAGCGCGCCGACAGGGCCCCGATGCGCACGGGTACCCCCAAGGCTTTCGTGGCCTGGGCTTCCAGTGCGGGGCGCCACTCCCCGATTCGCGGCACAATCCAGCCGTGGAGCACCCCCCAGGCCACGGCGACCAGCAGCCAGAAGGCGATCAGCAGTCCCAGTGACCACCGCGCAAGGCCCGCCATGCATCGGAGCAGGCGGGAGGGGTGCGGTGTCGTCTCAATCATGGTGGGCTTGGATGTGGCAGGAATTATGACCCGCGCCCGCTGTGCGGGTTCAGCCCCAAAGGGTGTCGGTATGTACAGTTTCAGTGCCTCTTCCTTGCCATATGTCCACGCCGTTCGCTGAACCCGGCCGCGCCTGCGCGGAGCATGCCGCCGGGGCCGCCCATTCCCGATTCCACCAGCGGCTGCAGCGCCGCTATGCCGGCGAAACCGCGCTGCTGCCGCCGGGAGCCCCCACCCGCCAGACCATGGCCGAGGCCCTGCAGGCCCTGCGTGCGCGCGGGCACGACACGGGCGCCGCCCTGCGCGTGCTGCGGCAGCTGGTCATGGAGCGGTTGATCCGGCTGGATTGCGAGGAAGGCGCGCCGCTGTCCGACGTCACCCGGGCCACGACCGAACTTGCGGAACTCGCGCTGGACGAAGCCCTGCGCCACGCCCGCCAGGAGCTGGACGCCCGCCATGGCCCGCCGCAGGGCCCGGATGGCGGGCCGGTGGCGCTCTGGATCGTCGGCATGGGCAAGCTGGGTGCGCGCGAACTGAACGTGTCCAGCGACATCGACGTGATCTACGTCTATGAGCACGAAGGCGAGACCGCCGGGGTGGACGGCGGCCGCGGCCGCCTCTCCCACCAGGAATATTTCGGGCGGGCCGTGAAGGCCATCCATGCCCTCGTGGGCGAGACCACCGAGCACGGCTTCGTGTTCCGCATGGACCTGGCCCTGCGCCCCAACGGCAACTCCGGCCCGCCCGCCGTCTCGCTTGCCGCCCTGGAGGAATACCTGCAGGTGCAAGGCCGCGAATGGGAGCGTTTCGCCTGGCTCAAGAGCCGCATCGTCGCGCCGCGCGACGGCCTGGGCCATCCGGCCGTGCAGGGGCTGCGTGCCGTGGTGCTGCCCTTCGTCTTCCGCCGTTACCTCGACTACAGCGTGTTCGACTCGCTGCGCTCGCTGCACCGGCAGATCCGCGACCATGCCGCGAAGCGCAGCGCGGGCCACCCCGAGCGGGCCAACGACGTCAAGCTCTCGCGCGGAGGCATCCGCGAGATCGAATTCACCGTTCAGTTGCTGCAGGTGGTGCGCGGCGGACAGTTCCCGGAACTGCGCTGCCGCCCCACGCTGGAAGCCCTGCAGCGCCTCGCGCGCGCCGGGCTCATGCCGCAGGAGACGGCCGATGCGCTGGCCGAGGCCTATACCTTCCTGCGCCGCGTGGAGCACCGCATCCAGTACCTGGACGACCAGCAGACCCATGTGCTGCCCACGCGCGACGACGACCTCGCCTGGATCGCCAGCACGCTGGGGCTTGGTTGCTGCGCCTTCCTGCACCAGCTCGACGCGCACCGCGAACTGGTGGCGCAGGAGTTCGACACGCTGCTGGGTGGCCCCGGCAAGCGCCAGTGCAGTGGAGGCGGCTGCGGCGGCCCGCGCGCGCAATCGGCGCCGGTGCCCGAACTCGACACGCTGCTGGAACAACTTCCCCCGAAAGTGCGCGAACGCGTGGCCGAATGGCGCGACCATCCACGCGTGGCCGCGCTGCGCGATGAAGCCCGCGCCCGGCTGCTGCGGCTGGTGCAGCGCACGGCGCGCTGGCTGGCGGAAGGCCGTGTGAACGAGGACGCCGCGGTGCGGCTCGTCGCCTGGCTGGAGCCGCTGCTGCGCCGGGAGAGCTACCTCGCGCTGCTGCTGGAGCGCCCGTCGGTGCATGAGCATCTGATGCACCTCCTGGGCGCCGCCCAGTGGCCCGCCCGCTACATGCTCCAGCATCCCGGCGTGATCGACGAACTGGCCGGGGACGCGCTGCTGTCCGAGCGCTTCGTCCCGGCGGACTTCGAGCACGAGATGGAACTGCGCATCGGGTCGCTGCGCTCCACCGGCGAGGACGACGACGAGGCATTGCTCAATCTGCTGCGCCGCGCCCAGCATGCGGAGACCTTCCGCACCCTCGCGCGCGACGTGGAGCGGCGCATCACCGTCGAACAGGTGGCCGACGACCTGTCGGCCCTGGCCGACTGCGTGCTGCGCGTGACCGCCGCGTGGTGCTGGGACCGGCTGCGCAACCGGCACCGCGACGTGCCGCAGTTCGGCATCATCGGCTACGGCAAGCTCGGCGGAAAGGAACTGGGCTACGGCAGCGACCTGGACATCGTCTTCGTGTTCGACGACGACGATGACCGCGCACCCGAGATCTATGCCGCCTTCGCGCGCAAGCTCATCAACTGGCTCACGGTGAAGACCGGCGAAGGCGACCTCTACGAGATCGACACCGCCCTGCGGCCCAACGGCAGCTCGGGCCTGCTGGTCACGAGTTTCGAGGCCTATGCCAACTACCAGCAGCGCCGCGGCAGCAATACCGCCTGGACCTGGGAACACCAGGCCATGACGCGCGCGCGCTTCGTGCTCGGCAGCGACGCGCTGCGCGACCGCTTCGACGCCGTGCGCACGGCCGTCATCACGGCCCCGCGCGATGCCGCCGGCCTGCACGCGGAGATCGTCGCCATGCGCGAGCGCGTGCGTGCCGCGCATCCGGTGCCCCCAGGGCAGTTCGACGTGAAGCACGGCGTGGGCGGCATGGTGGATGCGGAATTCGCCGTGCAGTACCTCGTGCTCGCGCACGCGGGCGAGCACCCGGGCCTGTGCGACAACGTCGGCAACATCGCGCTGCTGCAGCGCGCGGAGGCCGCCGGCCTGCTGCCCGCGGGCGTCGGTGCGGCCGCCGCGTCGGCCTACCGGACACTGCGCCAGGTGCAGCACCGCGCGCGGCTCAACGAAGAGCCCACGCGCGTGGCGCCCTCCACGCTGCATGCCGAGCGCGAGGCGGTGATGGCGCTGTGGCGGGCGGTGTTCGGCGGCACGACGGCTACGTGATGCCCCGCGGCGGCGCAAAGCCGCCGCCATTCCCCGCGGCGTCTCGCCTCCTTCCCGAAGCAAAGTAGGGGACTTCCCTTATCCCAGCCATAAATGGCGGGACATTGATGCGGGGGAGCTTTTTGGCAACGATACGCGCTAGCAACAAGAACTTACACAACAGCGTGCCGATGACCGCTGGAGACGCGGACTCATCGCTTTGAAGAGCCTCTCGAGGGGCCGAAGTCAAGAGGGAGGGCATCCTGCCTGTACACGGTCATTCGGCGCCTGGGGTTGCACCCTCAGCGCGTCGAGCGCGGCTGTGCCAACGAACCACTCCGCGGGCCCGCGCCCGTGGCGATCTCCTGGTCCGTCTCCCATTCCATCGTTGTCAACGAGCCGAACGGAGCCGCCATGCGCGCCAGTCATTCCCCTGTCCATTACCTTCCACTGACCGCAGCCCAGATGGGCATGTGGCTCCTTACACGTTTCGCGCCGCCCGATGCCCACTTCAATATCGCGGAGGCCATCGAGATTCGGGGGAAGTTCGATCCCCAGCTGTTTCTGCAGGCCTTGCGCACCCTGTGCGCGGAGACAGAGTCCCTCCGGCTGCGTGTCGAAGACACGCCCCAGGGCCCCCGGCAGTGGCTGGAGCCCGAGTTCTCGGGCAGCATCTCCCTGCTCGATTTCAGTGGCGAAGGCGATCCCCGGGCATCGGCGGAACAATGGATGGTCGAAAATTCTGCCCGCCGCACGGATGTCGAGCGGGAACCCATGTGGTACAGCGCAGTGCTCCGCATCGCTCAGGACCACCACATCTGGTACCAGCGCGGGCACCACTACGCCAACGACGGCTTCGCCGCCGTCATCGTCGCGCGCCGGGCGGCAGACCTGTACACGGCGCTGGTGAACGGCACGGCTGCGCCGGCCGATTCGGAGCTGAAACCACTGTCCGTCCTGATCGAGGAGGACCAGGCCTACCGCGACTCCGCGCGCGCCCTGAAAGACCGCGAATACTGGATGGAGCGGATGCGCGACCGCCCCGAGCCGCTGACCCTCGCGGAACGGCGCAGCAACAACATCGGCAGCCTGCTGCGGCAAACGGCGCACTGGCCGGCGGCGCGCGTCGCCGCACTGCGCGATACGGCCGCGCTGCACGGCTCCACCCTGCCGCAGATCCTCATCGCCGCGACGGCCACCTATCTCTACCGCATGACGGGCGTGTCCGACCTGGTGATCGGCGTTCCGGTGACGGCGCGCTACAACGACCGCATGCGGCGCGTGCCCGGCATGGTCGCCAACGCAGTGCCCCTGCGCCTGTCCATGCGGCCCGAGCTGCCCTTCACGGCCCTGCTGCGTGAGGTCAGCCAGCAGATGCGCAAGATCCTGCGCCACCAGGCCTACCGCTCCGAGCAGCTGCGCACGGACCTGGAACTGCAGGCGAAGGACCACCCCCTCTTCACCACCATGGTCAACGTGGAGCCCTTCGACTACGCACTGCGCTTCGGGGACTGCTCCATCGAGACCCGCAACCTCACCAACGGATCCCCCCAGGATCTCGGCATCTTCATGTATGAGCACGGGAATGGCCAGGACCTGCGGATCGACTTCGACGCCCATGCCGATCTCTACACCGTCCCCGAACTGGCAGCGCACCAGGCCCGGCTGCTCGGCGTGCTCGACACCCTTACCGATCTTCCCGCGCAGGCCATCGGGTGCGTGGAGGTCATCACCGAGGATGAACGCCTGGCCTTCCTGTCCAGGTGCGGCGGAACGGTCCGTACGGAGCCCGGGGCCCACCTGGCCGAATTGCTGGACGCCGGCCTGTCGCGCGACCCCGGCGCGGTCGCGCTGCGCTTCGAAGGCCGCTCCATGACCCGTGGCGAGCTCGACCGCCAGGCCAGGGAATGGGCCCGCCGCCTGGCGGCCATGGGTGCCGGCCCGGACCGCCTCGTCGCGTTGGCGATTCCACGGTCGCTGGAGCTGGTGGCAGCCCTGGTCGCGGTCCTGAGAAGCGGGGCGGCGTACCTGCCGATCGACCCGGACTTTCCCGCCGACCGCCTCGCCTTCATGCTGGACGACGCACAGCCCGTGTGCCTCATGACCACGCAGGAGCTCTCCGGGCGGTTCGATGGCGGCATTCCGCGCTTTCTCGTCGATGCCGCGGAACCACAGGCCGGCGTCCAGCAGAATGCGCCTGCCGGCGCCCCCGCGGCCGCAGCGCTGCACCCCTCGCAACCGGCCTACGTCATCTACACGTCGGGGTCCACCGGCAGGCCCAAGGGCGTCGTGGTGCCCCACTCCGCCATCGTCAACCGGCTGCGCTGGATGCAGGCGGAGTACGGGCTGGAGTCCGGAGACCGCGTGCTGCAGAAGACGCCTTCGAGCTTCGATGTCTCGGTGTGGGAGTTCTTCTGGCCGCTGATCGCAGGTGCCACGCTCGTGATCGCACGGCCCGGCGGGCACCGCGATCCTTCCTACCTGGCGGACCTCATCGCGCGGGAAAGCGTCACCACCACCCACTTCGTACCCTCGATGCTCGAGTTGTTCCTGCAGGAGCCTGCGGCGGCTGCGTGCCACACGCTGCGCCGGGTGGTCTGCAGCGGCGAGGCCCTGCCTGCTTCGCTGGCGGCGCGGTTCCACGGCATGCTGGGGTGGTGCGCACTGCACAACCTCTACGGCCCCACCGAGGCGGCGGTCGACGTCACCGCCTGGGCATGCACGCCCGAGGCATGTGCCGGCCTGGCACGCATCCCGATCGGGCGCCCCATCTGGAATACCCGCATGTACGTGCTGGACCCGGGCCTGCAACCCTTGCCGGTGGGTGCCACGGGCGAGCTGTATATCGCAGGCGACGGCCTGGCGCTGGGCTACCTGAACCGTCCTGCGCTCACTGCGGAGCGCTTCATCGCGGATCCTCACGGGCCGGCGGGCAGCCGCATGTACCGCACCGGTGACCTCGCGCGGTGGCGCAACGATGGCACGCTCGAATTCCTCGGGCGCTCCGATCACCAGGTGAAGATACGCGGCCTGCGCATCGAACCGGGCGAAATCGAATCCGCGCTGATGCGCCATCCCGGCGTGCAACAGGCTGCCGTCGTGATGCGGGAGGACTCCGGCGGAAGCACGATGCTGGTGGCGTATTGCGTGCCCGCTGCCGGGGACCGGCTGGACGACTTCTCCCTTAGGGCCCATGTGGCACAGCGCGTGCCCGAATACATGGTGCCTTCCGCCTTCGTCACCCTGGCGGAACTGCCGCTGGGGCCGAGCGGCAAGCTCGATCGCCGGGCGCTTCCAGCTCCCACCGCCTGCATTTCTGACCCGGGCTATGTCGCTCCGCGCTCCGCGATCGAGAAGAAGCTCGCAGGGCTGTGGGCCAGCGCGCTGCACGTGGAGAAGGTGGGCATCCATGACAGCTTCTTCGACCTTGGCGGGCATTCGCTCATGGCCATGCAGCTCGGAATGAAGATCCGCGAACACATGCACCCGGATTTTCCGCCGGCCGAACTCTACAACCGGCACACCATCGCAGAGCTCGCGGTCTGGTTCGACACCAACGGGGGCATGCGCCCCGCCACCGACCTGAGGGCCCAGATCGCGCTGCCCGGGCACATCCGCAAGCCGGACCTGCCCGCGCCACCGGCCAGCCCCCAGCGGGTCTTCCTGACCGGCGCGAGCGGCTTCGTCGGCAGCTACCTGCTGGCCACGCTGCTGCGCGAAACGTCCGCCACCATCATCTGCCATGTGCGCGCACCCGACGAGCGCGCGGGACTGCAACGCCTGCAGCACGCGCTGGCAGAGCGCCGCCTCGGCGGGGCGTGGGATGCCTCCCGCGTCGAGATCGCCACCGGCGATCTCGCCGCGGAGCGGCTCGGCATGACCGAAGACGCCATCCGGCGCGTGGCCGAATGCGATGCCATCTACCACTGCGCCGCACAGGTGGACTACCTCCATCCCTACGAGACCCTGAAGCCGTCCAACGTGGACAGCGTGGTCACCCTGCTGGAATGGACGGCCCAGGGCCGGCCGAAAGTACTGCACTACGTCTCCACGCTGGCCGTGATCGGCATGAACCCCGAAACGCCCGTGGTGACCGAGCGGGCCGCCCTGTCCACACCCGACGGACTGGGAAACGGCTACGCGAAGAGCAAGTGGGTGGCCGACCACCTGGCCCGGGCCGCGCAGGCACGGGGCCTGCCCGTGGCGATCTACCGCCTGGGCGCGGTCACGGGAGACAAGGCACGGGCCATCTGCAACGACACCGACATGTTCTGGCGCCTGGCCCGGCTGTATGCGGAGCTGGGGATGTCGCCCCATCTGGATCTTTCCATCAGCCTGACGCCCGTGGACGAGGTGGCGCAGGCGATCGTGCGGCTCTCGCTCCGGCAGGACTCGTGGGGCGAAGTCTTCCATCTGCTCGGATCCGATCCGCTGCACGTCAACGACATGAGCGTCGTGTTCCAGCAGATCGGCAGGCCGCTGCAGTCCACGGATTTCGCCGACTGGATGCGCCATGCGCAACAGCGCCTGGCCATCACGCAGGACCTCGACCTGGCGGCACTCCTCACGATCCTGGACGGCTACGACCTCCACAACTCCGTGCCGGCCATCGTCTGCGCCGCTGCCACTCAGGAACGGCTGCAAGCCGCGGGGGCACCGATCCGCTCGGCGGACCGTGAGTTGCTGCGGCGCTACTTCGAGCACCTCGGCATCGGCGACGCTGCCGATGCCGCCGGCGCGCAACCCGCCGTGGCCCTCGGCTGACCCATCGCAGGAGAAACTGATCCATGGCACGCTATCTGCTCGCCGCCACCGCCCTGCCCGGACATGTGATGCCCGTCCTGGCAGTGGCACGGCACCTCGTCCAGCTCGGCCACGAAGTGCGGATCCACACCGGCGGCATCTTCCGCACCCAGGCCGAAGGTACCGGCGCCAGCTTCGTTCCGCTGCTGCCCGGCATCGGCCAAGACTTTCGCGAATTCGGCCAGCAGCATCCGCAACTGCAACGGCTGCCGCCTGGCCCACCCCGGCTCGCCTACGGCCTCAAGCACTTCTTCGCCGACGCCATCGCGCTGCAGTACGAAGGCCTGCGGCGCATACTGGACGGCGGCTTCGACGCCGATGCCATCGTCACGGACACGATGTTCTGCGGCACCATGCCGTTGCTGCTGGGGCCGCGCAGCGCAAGGCCGCCCGTGGTCGGGCTGGGCATCAGCGCGCTGGCGCTCTCCAGCGCCGACACGGCCATGTTCGGCTCGGCGCTGCCGCCGCCCGCCACCGCCCAGCAGCGACTGCAATACCAGGCGCTCCAGGCCATGGTCCGGCGAACGACGTTCGACGATGTGCAGCGCCATTTCGACGGCGTGCTCGCGCAACTGGGGTGTCCGCCGCTTCCAGGGTTCTTCGCCGATGCCATGTTCACGCTGCCGGACCTCTACCTGCAGCTCACGGCCGAGGCGTTCGAGTACCCG comes from the Paracidovorax avenae ATCC 19860 genome and includes:
- a CDS encoding YhdP family protein, with translation MIETTPHPSRLLRCMAGLARWSLGLLIAFWLLVAVAWGVLHGWIVPRIGEWRPALEAQATKALGVPVRIGALSARSEGLVPAIELTDVALLDPQGREALRLPRVVAALSPRSALRLGFEQLYIERPELDVRREADGQLVVGGIRLHGGAGSGDGGSAADWVFSQGEVALRGGTVRWTDAMRGAPPLELSDVDIVLRNRGWRHAMRLDATPPPAWGDRFTLMGRFRQPLLTTHGGAWRQWSGQLFAQFGRVDVSRLRQHADIEGIDVAQGRGALRAWLDVRRGEVAGGTADVALADVEATLGQGLEPLALASVAGRVGGRWLEGGFEASTEGLQFLTRDGLRWPGGNVSIRQAGRDPRAPEREQGELRADRLDLAALAQVASRLPLGDALHGALDRFGPRGVVEEIQASWRGPLDAPRQYQARGRVAGLALADGAAVKTSGTPGVRGAAVDFELTQAGGKASVAIEDGALVLPEVFEDPAVPLERLSASVRWQVEGERIALQIPDLQFSNADAQGEARVAWTTGDPKRSSSRSRFPGVLDLSGELRRADGTRVHRYLPLTIPAETRHYVRDAVTAGTASSVQFRVKGDLHDIPFNHPGQGEFHIAAKLRDVTYAYVPPGLQHAGDPVWPALTQLAGELVFDRSSMAVRGATGSFAGTPRLRVDRVEARIPDLAHSVVGVQAQAQGPLADMLAFMAASPLSRLTSHALDQATGTGNAGLQLSLSLPISHIDQSKVQGSLAFAGNDVRITPDVPVITRTRGAVQFSDTGFTLANVQGRTLGGDLRLEGGMRSVASGTSALESSVQVRGQGVATAEGLREAVQWPGLPELARHATGSAAYALTLGVRRGLPEVLVTTNLQGMALDLPAPLGKAADAVRPVRYESQLARESAAPPSDAGAEPPVREQMTVDISGIGSASYVLDHSGPVPRVLRGAIGIGLAPGESAVMPERGVSANVHTDLLDLDAWQNVLGRQAAGAAPASAPDAGASTAGAASGASARMPEGGAQEFLPTVLAARAKTLVLQGRTLHDVVAGGSREGTTWRANLDARELSGYVEYRPDGEGDESGGRVFARLSRLSVPQSEAQQVEESLLDSRTESTTMPALDIIVQDFELRGRRLGRIEVEAQNRSGAGTPREWRLSKLNLTVPEATFTSSGNWVLLGGGAAGARRRTSMDFRLDIRDSGQLLARFGMEGVVRRGKGRMEGQVAWMGAPLDPDYRSMSGQINVNVESGQFLKADPGLAKLLGVLSLQSLPRRLTLDFRDVFSEGFAFDFVRGDVRIEQGVATTNNLQMKGVNAAVLMEGSADLDHETQNLHVVVVPEINAMTASLVATAINPVVGLGSFLAQVFLRGPLIQAATQEFRIDGTWTDPRIARVPRRRTGAEPPATASPEGAAAPAPASAASQHKAPASSGAEEKEP
- the glnE gene encoding bifunctional [glutamate--ammonia ligase]-adenylyl-L-tyrosine phosphorylase/[glutamate--ammonia-ligase] adenylyltransferase, coding for MSTPFAEPGRACAEHAAGAAHSRFHQRLQRRYAGETALLPPGAPTRQTMAEALQALRARGHDTGAALRVLRQLVMERLIRLDCEEGAPLSDVTRATTELAELALDEALRHARQELDARHGPPQGPDGGPVALWIVGMGKLGARELNVSSDIDVIYVYEHEGETAGVDGGRGRLSHQEYFGRAVKAIHALVGETTEHGFVFRMDLALRPNGNSGPPAVSLAALEEYLQVQGREWERFAWLKSRIVAPRDGLGHPAVQGLRAVVLPFVFRRYLDYSVFDSLRSLHRQIRDHAAKRSAGHPERANDVKLSRGGIREIEFTVQLLQVVRGGQFPELRCRPTLEALQRLARAGLMPQETADALAEAYTFLRRVEHRIQYLDDQQTHVLPTRDDDLAWIASTLGLGCCAFLHQLDAHRELVAQEFDTLLGGPGKRQCSGGGCGGPRAQSAPVPELDTLLEQLPPKVRERVAEWRDHPRVAALRDEARARLLRLVQRTARWLAEGRVNEDAAVRLVAWLEPLLRRESYLALLLERPSVHEHLMHLLGAAQWPARYMLQHPGVIDELAGDALLSERFVPADFEHEMELRIGSLRSTGEDDDEALLNLLRRAQHAETFRTLARDVERRITVEQVADDLSALADCVLRVTAAWCWDRLRNRHRDVPQFGIIGYGKLGGKELGYGSDLDIVFVFDDDDDRAPEIYAAFARKLINWLTVKTGEGDLYEIDTALRPNGSSGLLVTSFEAYANYQQRRGSNTAWTWEHQAMTRARFVLGSDALRDRFDAVRTAVITAPRDAAGLHAEIVAMRERVRAAHPVPPGQFDVKHGVGGMVDAEFAVQYLVLAHAGEHPGLCDNVGNIALLQRAEAAGLLPAGVGAAAASAYRTLRQVQHRARLNEEPTRVAPSTLHAEREAVMALWRAVFGGTTAT
- a CDS encoding non-ribosomal peptide synthetase, whose amino-acid sequence is MRASHSPVHYLPLTAAQMGMWLLTRFAPPDAHFNIAEAIEIRGKFDPQLFLQALRTLCAETESLRLRVEDTPQGPRQWLEPEFSGSISLLDFSGEGDPRASAEQWMVENSARRTDVEREPMWYSAVLRIAQDHHIWYQRGHHYANDGFAAVIVARRAADLYTALVNGTAAPADSELKPLSVLIEEDQAYRDSARALKDREYWMERMRDRPEPLTLAERRSNNIGSLLRQTAHWPAARVAALRDTAALHGSTLPQILIAATATYLYRMTGVSDLVIGVPVTARYNDRMRRVPGMVANAVPLRLSMRPELPFTALLREVSQQMRKILRHQAYRSEQLRTDLELQAKDHPLFTTMVNVEPFDYALRFGDCSIETRNLTNGSPQDLGIFMYEHGNGQDLRIDFDAHADLYTVPELAAHQARLLGVLDTLTDLPAQAIGCVEVITEDERLAFLSRCGGTVRTEPGAHLAELLDAGLSRDPGAVALRFEGRSMTRGELDRQAREWARRLAAMGAGPDRLVALAIPRSLELVAALVAVLRSGAAYLPIDPDFPADRLAFMLDDAQPVCLMTTQELSGRFDGGIPRFLVDAAEPQAGVQQNAPAGAPAAAALHPSQPAYVIYTSGSTGRPKGVVVPHSAIVNRLRWMQAEYGLESGDRVLQKTPSSFDVSVWEFFWPLIAGATLVIARPGGHRDPSYLADLIARESVTTTHFVPSMLELFLQEPAAAACHTLRRVVCSGEALPASLAARFHGMLGWCALHNLYGPTEAAVDVTAWACTPEACAGLARIPIGRPIWNTRMYVLDPGLQPLPVGATGELYIAGDGLALGYLNRPALTAERFIADPHGPAGSRMYRTGDLARWRNDGTLEFLGRSDHQVKIRGLRIEPGEIESALMRHPGVQQAAVVMREDSGGSTMLVAYCVPAAGDRLDDFSLRAHVAQRVPEYMVPSAFVTLAELPLGPSGKLDRRALPAPTACISDPGYVAPRSAIEKKLAGLWASALHVEKVGIHDSFFDLGGHSLMAMQLGMKIREHMHPDFPPAELYNRHTIAELAVWFDTNGGMRPATDLRAQIALPGHIRKPDLPAPPASPQRVFLTGASGFVGSYLLATLLRETSATIICHVRAPDERAGLQRLQHALAERRLGGAWDASRVEIATGDLAAERLGMTEDAIRRVAECDAIYHCAAQVDYLHPYETLKPSNVDSVVTLLEWTAQGRPKVLHYVSTLAVIGMNPETPVVTERAALSTPDGLGNGYAKSKWVADHLARAAQARGLPVAIYRLGAVTGDKARAICNDTDMFWRLARLYAELGMSPHLDLSISLTPVDEVAQAIVRLSLRQDSWGEVFHLLGSDPLHVNDMSVVFQQIGRPLQSTDFADWMRHAQQRLAITQDLDLAALLTILDGYDLHNSVPAIVCAAATQERLQAAGAPIRSADRELLRRYFEHLGIGDAADAAGAQPAVALG
- a CDS encoding glycosyltransferase; translation: MARYLLAATALPGHVMPVLAVARHLVQLGHEVRIHTGGIFRTQAEGTGASFVPLLPGIGQDFREFGQQHPQLQRLPPGPPRLAYGLKHFFADAIALQYEGLRRILDGGFDADAIVTDTMFCGTMPLLLGPRSARPPVVGLGISALALSSADTAMFGSALPPPATAQQRLQYQALQAMVRRTTFDDVQRHFDGVLAQLGCPPLPGFFADAMFTLPDLYLQLTAEAFEYPRSDLPETVRFVGPLLAPPSQGFEPPPWWHTLDDGRSVVLVTQGTLANEDPNHLIVPTLKALADMPHLHVIATTGGPVPPGVAAAVPANARVLDFVPYDRLLPKVHALVTNGGYGSVNHALSLGIPMVVAGSTEEKPEIAARIAWTGAGINLKTGQPGSRAIADAIHQLLGNASYRQRAQALRDAFAGYDALASIAQALENLPRPAERSRLQPALA